From Salmo salar chromosome ssa09, Ssal_v3.1, whole genome shotgun sequence:
TTCCTTCATTTGCTGTAAAGACCCATGCTTTCTGCCTATGTGATCCTCCAGGTACTTGCGACGGGTGAAGCAGCAGCCGCACACCTTACACTTGTGTGGCTTTTCTCCGGTGTGCGTACGTCGGTGCGCGTTGAGAATACTGGTCTGGGTGAAGCTCTTGGCACAGTGCTCGCACTTGTATGGCCTCTCCCCAGTGTGCATTCTCATGTGGATGTTGAGGTACTTCGGGTTGACAAAACTCTTGTTGCACTCTGTGCACTTCGTCTTCTCTTGCTCTGCCATATTTGGCCCCTCACTACCCGACACGTGTAACTTCAGATGCATCCGCAGGTACTCCGGCCGATTGAAGGCCATGGCGCAGTGTTCGCAGCTGAATGGTTTCTCTCCGGTATGAATCATCTTGTGGCGGTCCAGGTGGGACTTCTGGATAAAATGCTTCCCGCACACATTGCACAGGTGTGGCCTCTTGTCCTTGTCCGTGTGGGAGTACATGTGGCGTTTGAGGTATGTGAGGTGGGTAAACTGTTGGTCACACTCATTGCATATGAAGTCCTTTGTCCCCTTGTGGTGAACCTGCATGTTGTGAATCTTCAGGGTGGTTTTGCTGCCGTAGTCTTTGCCACACTCTtcacagtggtaaggcttctcccctgtgtgatgCTGAAGGTGCCTACTCAGCGCAGCCCTGTTTGGCAGGACCTTTTCACAGAATCTGCAATTATGAAGTGTTTTCACCCTTATCCTTTTCTCTATAGGTGGTGTGAATCTTATTCTTGGTGCCTTCAAACCCGTGGCACCTTGCTTTTTGCCTCGCTTTTTAACAGTGACGTTTTCAGAATCTGACTTCATTGTGTTCTTGCTCTTGGGTCCTCTTTTTCTCTTTGCAGGTAACATCTCCTGTTCAGTCTCCTTCTCTGAATGGTCAGAACAGTGCCACTCCTCTTCACTTAAGTCTTTAGGCTCAGTCTGGGAGCCTTGGTCACTCTCCTCACTTAGGTCCTTAGACCTCCTCTGTCTTTTTCTGAGGGTAGTGTCTTCAGCTGCAGCGTGTTCTTCCATCTTGAAGTGGGCACTTTCAACTTCCACCATGTCTTCGGAGTGAGTCCTGGTTCTTACCTTTTTAGACTTGCTACGTTTTTTTCTAGGGGGAGTTTCTTCAGCCTGTTCTACCAATTCATAATGATCACTTTCAGCTTTGTCCTCTCCACGAGGCATAGTTCTTTTTAGGGGGCTGCCCTGCTTCCTCCTCTTAGAAGCAGAGGCCACTTCAGTTTCCTCCTCCACAACTTCCTCAGGCTCCGCTTCAAATACATTGAAGTCACTACGTTGCCTCCTTTTTCTGGGGGAAGCCACCACAGTTTGTTCATCTGACAAATTGTCATTATCCTCCTCATTGCAGCAAATATtggtccttttcttttttgagttgctatatttacattttgtttttgtgCTCTCTTCTAGGTGTTCACCAGGCTCGGCCCCTGAACAGTCATCACAATCCTTTGAGGGAGACTTTGTTCTTGTCTTTTTGGAGCTGCTTATTCTGTTCCTCCTTTTCGGTGGGGAGGCCTCCTTGTCGCTCTCCTCCCCAGAACCAGACACGGGAGAAAAGCCCCTCTCTTGTTCTTTTAGAACATTAGAATGCGTCCTGGGACTTTGCCTCCGGGAGTTTCTCTGAGGAGATCTCAGCTGCCTCTCAGAGCTTTGAGGAGTGGCCACCTCTGGCTGTTGTTCTTCATGATAGGAAACCGGTTCTGTGGGAAACAGAGGGGTGGTTTTagatgtgttttttatttttataattccAAAGTTATGAAAAACAACATGAATGAaggaattacattttattttcttgtcaaatcgccaattggcaacccatcccttatgggattaattgacacaaacaaacattacaataattcactatgGTAATTAAATGATCATTCTTCTTCCGGTGTTCTCTGCAATGCGCATCGCATAAagagtaaaaaataaaacatttaaataaagacAATCTAAGGTAAAAATCTATACATAATAGTAAATtacatccctagagcagtaaaataatatacatacatacagatgaagtcggaagtttacatacacttaggttggaggcattaaaactcgtttttcaaccactacacacatttcttgttaacaaactatagttttggcaagtcggttaggacatctactttgtgcatgacacaagtaatttttccaacaattgtttacagattatttaatttaaaattcactgtatcacaattccagtgggtcagaagtttacatacactaagttgactgtgcctttaaacagcttggaaaattccagaacattatgtcatggctttagtagcttctgataggctaattgacatcatttgagtcaattggaggtgtacctgtggatgtatttcaaggcctaccttaaaactcagtgcgtctttgcttgacatcatgggaaaatcaaaagaaatcagccaagacctcagaaaaaaatgcgtagacttccacaagtctggttcatccttgggagcaatttccaaacgcctgaaggtaccacgctcatctgtacaaacaatagtacgcaagtataaacaccatgggaccacgtagccatcataccgctcagggagttgacgcgttctgtctcctagagatgaacgtactttggtgtgaaaagtgcaaatcaatcccagaacaacagcaaaggaccttgtggagatgctggaggaaacaggtacaaaagtatctatatccacagtaaaacaagtcctatatcgacataacctgaaaggccgctcagcaggaagaagccactgctccaaaaccgtcataaaaaaagccagactacggtttgcaattgcacatggggacaaagatcgtactttttggagaaatgtcctctggtctgatgaaacaaaaatagaactgtttggccataatgaccatcgtta
This genomic window contains:
- the LOC106611661 gene encoding zinc finger protein 583 isoform X2; the encoded protein is MPRGEDKAESDHYELVEQAEETPPRKKRSKSKKVRTRTHSEDMVEVESAHFKMEEHAAAEDTTLRKRQRRSKDLSEESDQGSQTEPKDLSEEEWHCSDHSEKETEQEMLPAKRKRGPKSKNTMKSDSENVTVKKRGKKQGATGLKAPRIRFTPPIEKRIRVKTLHNCRFCEKVLPNRAALSRHLQHHTGEKPYHCEECGKDYGSKTTLKIHNMQVHHKGTKDFICNECDQQFTHLTYLKRHMYSHTDKDKRPHLCNVCGKHFIQKSHLDRHKMIHTGEKPFSCEHCAMAFNRPEYLRMHLKLHVSGSEGPNMAEQEKTKCTECNKSFVNPKYLNIHMRMHTGERPYKCEHCAKSFTQTSILNAHRRTHTGEKPHKCKVCGCCFTRRKYLEDHIGRKHGSLQQMKEQQDEQ
- the LOC106611661 gene encoding zinc finger protein 286A isoform X1, which produces MGDSEQVEWKFMKLYLTDIVKTISNKSATRRSKRKPVSYHEEQQPEVATPQSSERQLRSPQRNSRRQSPRTHSNVLKEQERGFSPVSGSGEESDKEASPPKRRNRISSSKKTRTKSPSKDCDDCSGAEPGEHLEESTKTKCKYSNSKKKRTNICCNEEDNDNLSDEQTVVASPRKRRQRSDFNVFEAEPEEVVEEETEVASASKRRKQGSPLKRTMPRGEDKAESDHYELVEQAEETPPRKKRSKSKKVRTRTHSEDMVEVESAHFKMEEHAAAEDTTLRKRQRRSKDLSEESDQGSQTEPKDLSEEEWHCSDHSEKETEQEMLPAKRKRGPKSKNTMKSDSENVTVKKRGKKQGATGLKAPRIRFTPPIEKRIRVKTLHNCRFCEKVLPNRAALSRHLQHHTGEKPYHCEECGKDYGSKTTLKIHNMQVHHKGTKDFICNECDQQFTHLTYLKRHMYSHTDKDKRPHLCNVCGKHFIQKSHLDRHKMIHTGEKPFSCEHCAMAFNRPEYLRMHLKLHVSGSEGPNMAEQEKTKCTECNKSFVNPKYLNIHMRMHTGERPYKCEHCAKSFTQTSILNAHRRTHTGEKPHKCKVCGCCFTRRKYLEDHIGRKHGSLQQMKEQQDEQ